One window of Ziziphus jujuba cultivar Dongzao chromosome 5, ASM3175591v1 genomic DNA carries:
- the LOC107422761 gene encoding L-ascorbate oxidase homolog, producing the protein MPLNLAGGGALCALLCVTVSLFASVCAEDPYRFFTWNVTYGDIYPLGVRQQGILINGQFPGPDIHSVTNDNLIINVYNSLNDPFLISWSGIQQRRNSYEDGVFGTTCPIPPGKNFTYILQVKDQIGSFYYFPSLAFHKAAGGFGGIRILSRPRIPVPFPDPAGDYTILIGDWYKSNHTTLKAHLDRGKRLPFPDGILINGRGPNGYTLTVEQGKTYRLRISNVGLQNSLNFRIQNHKLKLVEVEGTHTLQTTYSSLDVHVGQSYSVLLTADQPGEDYYIVVSSRFTSQVLTTTGYLHYTNSAGRVTGPPPGGPTIQIDWSLNQARSIRTNLTASGPRPNPQGSYHYGLINLTKTYVLANSAGQVNGKQRYGVNSVSFVAPDTPLKLADFFKIGGVFRVGSISDRPTGGGLYTDTSVLGADYRAFVEFVFQNNEDIVQSWHFDGYSFFVVGMDGGQWTPASRNSYNLRDAVSRSTTQVYPKSWTAIHVALDNVGMWNLRSEFWARQYLGQQLYVRVYTDSSSLRDEYPIPKNALLCGRASGHHTRPL; encoded by the exons ATGCCGCTAAACTTGGCGGGAGGCGGTGCACTTTGTGCCCTGCTTTGTGTCACCGTTTCTCTCTTTGCCTCTGTTTGTGCTGAAGATCCGTACAGATTCTTCACCTGGAATGTCACTTACGGAGACATTTACCCCCTCGGTGTCCGTCAACAG GGAATACTCATAAACGGACAATTTCCAGGCCCAGATATTCACTCCGTTACCAACGACAATCTCATTATCAATGTCTACAATAGCTTGAACGACCCTTTTCTCATCTCCTG GAGTGGCATTCAGCAGAGGAGGAACTCTTATGAAGATGGTGTTTTTGGAACAACATGCCCAATCCCTCCCGGTAAAAACTTTACTTACATTCTTCAAGTGAAGGATCAAATTGGGAGCTTCTACTACTTCCCATCTCTGGCATTCCACAAAGCTGCTGGTGGATTTGGAGGGATCAGGATCCTTAGCAGGCCTAGAATTCCTGTCCCTTTCCCAGACCCGGCCGGTGACTACACCATTCTTATCGGAGATTGGTACAAGTCCAATCACACC ACTTTGAAGGCTCATCTTGATCGTGGTAAGAGGCTACCGTTTCCTGATGGAATCCTGATCAATGGTCGCGGACCCAATGGTTATACTTTAACTGTTGAACAAG GAAAAACTTACAGGCTTAGAATCTCAAATGTTGGGTTGCAAAACTCCCTCAACTTCCGCATTCAAAACCACAAATTGAAGCTGGTAGAAGTAGAAGGAACACACACCCTACAAACTACATACTCCTCGCTGGATGTACACGTGGGCCAATCGTATTCCGTTCTGCTGACAGCGGATCAACCTGGCGAAGACTACTATATCGTGGTTTCCTCTCGTTTCACCTCTCAGGTCCTCACCACTACTGGCTATCTTCACTACACCAACTCTGCTGGCCGTGTAACTGGCCCACCACCTGGTGGACCTACCATCCAGATTGACTGGTCCCTAAACCAGGCCCGCTCCATCAG GACTAACCTCACAGCAAGTGGACCAAGGCCGAACCCGCAAGGCTCGTACCACTACGGTCTCATTAACCTGACCAAAACCTACGTCCTGGCTAACTCCGCTGGCCAAGTCAACGGCAAGCAGAGGTACGGAGTTAACAGTGTATCCTTCGTTGCACCAGACACTCCTCTTAAGCTCGCGgatttctttaaaattggaGGAGTTTTCCGCGTCGGAAGCATTTCCGACCGGCCTACGGGCGGTGGATTATACACCGACACATCAGTTCTTGGCGCCGATTACAGAGCTTTTGTCGAATTTGTGTTCCAAAACAACGAAGACATAGTTCAGAGCTGGCATTTTGACGGTTACTCTTTCTTCGTGGTTGG AATGGATGGAGGGCAATGGACACCTGCCAGTAGGAATTCTTACAATCTCCGAGACGCAGTTTCACGTAGCACCACTCAG GTGTATCCCAAGTCATGGACTGCCATACACGTGGCTCTTGATAACGTTGGGATGTGGAACTTGAGGTCTGAGTTTTGGGCACGACAGTATCTGGGTCAACAACTATATGTGCGTGTATACACAGACTCGTCTTCACTGAGGGATGAGTACCCAATTCCTAAGAATGCACTTCTTTGTGGTAGGGCAAGTGGACATCACACACGGCCTCTCTAA
- the LOC107422720 gene encoding T-complex protein 1 subunit beta isoform X1 codes for MVVAKRSFAFFMFRLVVYFLAVEKIFKDEASEEKGERARMASFVGAMAIADLVKTTLGPKGMDKILQSTGRGRAVTVTNDGATILKSLHIDNPAAKVLVDISKVQDDEVGDGTTSVVVLAGELLREAEKLVASKIHPMTIISGFRMAAECARNALLQKVVDNGADSEKFKSDLMKIARTTLSSKILSQDKEHFAKLAVDAVMRLKGSTNLESIQIIKKPGGSLKDSFLDEGFILDKKIGIGQPKRIENAKILVANTAMDTDKVKIYGARVRVDSMSRVAEIEGAEKEKMREKVQKIIAHGINCFVNRQLIYNFPEELFADAGILAIEHADFDGIERLALVTGGEIASTFDNPESVKLGHCKLIEEIMIGEDKLIHFSGVEMGQACTIVLRGASHHVLDEAERSLHDALCVLSQTVNDSRVLLGGGWPEMVMAKEVDELARKTPGKKSHAIEAFSRALLAIPTIIADNAGLDSAELIAQLRAEHHKEGCTAGIDVLSGSVGDMAELGISEAFKVKQAVLLSATEAAEMILRVDEIITCAPRRREDRM; via the exons ATGGTGGTTGCTAAAAGATCGTTCGCTTTCTTTATGTTCCGATTAGTTGTCTACTTCTTGGCT GTggagaaaatttttaaagatgAAGCAAGTGAAGAGAAAGGAGAGCGTGCCAGAATG gcATCCTTTGTTGGTGCAATGGCAATTGCTGACTTGGTCAAGACAACCTTGGGGCCAAAGGGAATG GATAAGATTTTACAATCAACAGGAAGAGGACGTGCAGTTACGGTTACAAATGATGGTGCCACCATTCTGAAGTCTCTCCACATTGATAATCCTGCTGCTAAAGTTCTTGTTG ACATTTCAAAAGTTCAAGATGATGAAGTTGGTGATGGTACAACTTCTGTTGTTGTTTTGGCTGGTGAGCTTTTAAGGGAGGCTGAAAAGTTGGTTGCCTCGAAGATTCACCCAATGACTATCATATCAG GTTTTCGTATGGCTGCTGAATGTGCTCGTAATGCTTTGCTGCAGAAGGTTGTTGATAACGGAGCTGATTCAG AGAAATTCAAATCAGACTTGATGAAAATTGCAAGGACCACTTTGAGTTCCAAAATTCTCTCACAAGATAAGGAACACTTTGCCAAACTTGCGGTGGATGCCGTAATGAGATTAAAG GGAAGCACCAACCTAGAGTCGATCCAGATTATAAAGAAGCCTGGGGGATCCTTAAAGGATTCATTTCTTGATGAAGG GTTTATTCTTGACAAGAAAATAGGTATTGGACAACCCAAACGCATAGAGAATGCAAAAATTTTGGTGGCAAATACTGCAATGGACACAGACAAAGTAAAGATTTATGGGGCACGTGTACGTGTTGATTCAATGTCTAGGGTTGCTGAAATTGAAGGGGCTGAGAAggaaaaaatgagagaaaaagtGCAGAAGATTATAGCTCATGGGATAAACTGCTTCGTTAACAGGCAGTTGATCTACAATTTCCCAGAAGAACTCTTTGCAGATGCTGGAATACTTGCAATTGAACATGCTGATTTTGATGGCATTGAGCGTTTGGCCTTGGTCACTGGTGGTGAAATTGCATCAACTTTTGATAATCCAGAGTCAGTCAAGCTTGGGCATTGCAAGCTCATTGAGGAAATCATGATTGGTGAGGACAAATTGATCCATTTCTCTGGTGTTGAAATGGGTCAGGCATGTACAATAGTATTGAGAGGTGCCAG CCATCACGTGCTTGATGAGGCTGAGAGGTCTCTACATGATGCCTTGTGTGTGCTGTCTCAGACAGTGAATGACAGTAGGGTTTTACTTGGAGGTGGATGGCCTGAGATGGTTATGGCAAAGGAAGTGGATGAGCTGGCCAGGAAGACTCCTGGGAAAAAGTCTCATGCAATTGAAGCTTTCTCGCGTGCGCTTTTGGCTATTCCAACTATCATTGCTGATAATGCTGGTTTGGACAGTGCTGAGTTGATTGCTCAGCTCCGTGCCGAGCATCACAAAGAAGGATGCACTGCTGGGATTGATGTCCTTTCTGGATCT GTTGGGGACATGGCCGAGCTGGGGATATCAGAAGCCTTTAAGGTTAAGCAGGCTGTGTTGCTCTCTGCAACAGAGGCGGCCGAAATGATTCTTAGAGTTGATGAAATCATTACATGCGCACCCAGGAGGAGAGAAGATAGAATGTAG
- the LOC107422720 gene encoding T-complex protein 1 subunit beta isoform X2: MAVEKIFKDEASEEKGERARMASFVGAMAIADLVKTTLGPKGMDKILQSTGRGRAVTVTNDGATILKSLHIDNPAAKVLVDISKVQDDEVGDGTTSVVVLAGELLREAEKLVASKIHPMTIISGFRMAAECARNALLQKVVDNGADSEKFKSDLMKIARTTLSSKILSQDKEHFAKLAVDAVMRLKGSTNLESIQIIKKPGGSLKDSFLDEGFILDKKIGIGQPKRIENAKILVANTAMDTDKVKIYGARVRVDSMSRVAEIEGAEKEKMREKVQKIIAHGINCFVNRQLIYNFPEELFADAGILAIEHADFDGIERLALVTGGEIASTFDNPESVKLGHCKLIEEIMIGEDKLIHFSGVEMGQACTIVLRGASHHVLDEAERSLHDALCVLSQTVNDSRVLLGGGWPEMVMAKEVDELARKTPGKKSHAIEAFSRALLAIPTIIADNAGLDSAELIAQLRAEHHKEGCTAGIDVLSGSVGDMAELGISEAFKVKQAVLLSATEAAEMILRVDEIITCAPRRREDRM; this comes from the exons ATGGCG GTggagaaaatttttaaagatgAAGCAAGTGAAGAGAAAGGAGAGCGTGCCAGAATG gcATCCTTTGTTGGTGCAATGGCAATTGCTGACTTGGTCAAGACAACCTTGGGGCCAAAGGGAATG GATAAGATTTTACAATCAACAGGAAGAGGACGTGCAGTTACGGTTACAAATGATGGTGCCACCATTCTGAAGTCTCTCCACATTGATAATCCTGCTGCTAAAGTTCTTGTTG ACATTTCAAAAGTTCAAGATGATGAAGTTGGTGATGGTACAACTTCTGTTGTTGTTTTGGCTGGTGAGCTTTTAAGGGAGGCTGAAAAGTTGGTTGCCTCGAAGATTCACCCAATGACTATCATATCAG GTTTTCGTATGGCTGCTGAATGTGCTCGTAATGCTTTGCTGCAGAAGGTTGTTGATAACGGAGCTGATTCAG AGAAATTCAAATCAGACTTGATGAAAATTGCAAGGACCACTTTGAGTTCCAAAATTCTCTCACAAGATAAGGAACACTTTGCCAAACTTGCGGTGGATGCCGTAATGAGATTAAAG GGAAGCACCAACCTAGAGTCGATCCAGATTATAAAGAAGCCTGGGGGATCCTTAAAGGATTCATTTCTTGATGAAGG GTTTATTCTTGACAAGAAAATAGGTATTGGACAACCCAAACGCATAGAGAATGCAAAAATTTTGGTGGCAAATACTGCAATGGACACAGACAAAGTAAAGATTTATGGGGCACGTGTACGTGTTGATTCAATGTCTAGGGTTGCTGAAATTGAAGGGGCTGAGAAggaaaaaatgagagaaaaagtGCAGAAGATTATAGCTCATGGGATAAACTGCTTCGTTAACAGGCAGTTGATCTACAATTTCCCAGAAGAACTCTTTGCAGATGCTGGAATACTTGCAATTGAACATGCTGATTTTGATGGCATTGAGCGTTTGGCCTTGGTCACTGGTGGTGAAATTGCATCAACTTTTGATAATCCAGAGTCAGTCAAGCTTGGGCATTGCAAGCTCATTGAGGAAATCATGATTGGTGAGGACAAATTGATCCATTTCTCTGGTGTTGAAATGGGTCAGGCATGTACAATAGTATTGAGAGGTGCCAG CCATCACGTGCTTGATGAGGCTGAGAGGTCTCTACATGATGCCTTGTGTGTGCTGTCTCAGACAGTGAATGACAGTAGGGTTTTACTTGGAGGTGGATGGCCTGAGATGGTTATGGCAAAGGAAGTGGATGAGCTGGCCAGGAAGACTCCTGGGAAAAAGTCTCATGCAATTGAAGCTTTCTCGCGTGCGCTTTTGGCTATTCCAACTATCATTGCTGATAATGCTGGTTTGGACAGTGCTGAGTTGATTGCTCAGCTCCGTGCCGAGCATCACAAAGAAGGATGCACTGCTGGGATTGATGTCCTTTCTGGATCT GTTGGGGACATGGCCGAGCTGGGGATATCAGAAGCCTTTAAGGTTAAGCAGGCTGTGTTGCTCTCTGCAACAGAGGCGGCCGAAATGATTCTTAGAGTTGATGAAATCATTACATGCGCACCCAGGAGGAGAGAAGATAGAATGTAG
- the LOC107422728 gene encoding enoyl-CoA hydratase 2, peroxisomal produces MASATSGIDPHLLLSHKFPEATYTYSERDAALYALGVGACSRDAVDEDELKYVYHENGQKFIQVLPTFAALFSLGSLPTGLDLPGLQFDPRLLLHGQHYIEIYKPLPSSGRILNKVALAGLHDKGKAAILEIETKSYEESGGLLCMNRMTAFLRGAGGFSRSSRPYSYSNYPANQVSVIKIPKSQPFAVNEECTQPSQALLYRLSGDYNPLHSDPVVAKVAGFTRPILHGLGTLGFAVRAIIKCICKGDPNMVKSISGRFILHVYPGETLITEMWLEGKRVIYQVKVKERNRSVLSGFVDVRGSTSSL; encoded by the exons ATGGCGTCGGCTACTTCGGGCATCGatcctcatcttcttctttctcacaaattCCCTGAG GCGACATACACCTATTCCGAGAG AGATGCGGCCCTCTATGCTTTGGGTGTTGGAGCTTGTTCTCGGGATGCTGTGGACGAAGACGAGCTCAAATATGTTTACCATGAAAACGGACAGAAGTTTATACAG GTCTTGCCAACATTTGCTGCTCTATTTTCACTTGGGTCTTTGCCAACAGGTTTGGATCTACCAGGGTTGCA ATTTGATCCACGTCTTCTCCTTCATGGACAACATTACATAGAAATATACAAGCCGCTTCCTTCTAGTGGACGT ATACTTAATAAGGTCGCTCTCGCAGGATTGCATGATAAAG GTAAAGCAGCTATTCTTGAGATTGAAACAAAAAGTTACGAGGAGTCTGGTGGACTATTGTGCATGAACCG GATGACTGCATTTCTGCGAGGTGCTGGTGGCTTCTCAAGGTCATCTCGTCCATATTCATACTCAAACTATCCAGCCAATCAGGTTTCAGTTATTAAAATCCCAAAAAGTCAGCCTTTTGCAGTGAATGAAGAATGTACGCAACCATCTCAG GCATTACTTTATAGACTATCTGGCGACTACAACCCTCTGCATTCAGATCCTGTGGTCGCAAAAGTTGCAGG ATTCACGCGACCAATACTGCATGGATTGGGCACGCTTGGATTTGCAGTCAGGGCAATCATCAAATGTATCTGCAAAGGTGATCCAAACATGGTTAAAAGCATTTCAGGGCGGTTCATTTTACATGTGTACCCTGGCGAAACTTTGATCACTGAAATGTGGCTTGAAGGCAAGAG GGTCATATACCAAGTGAAGGTGAAAGAACGAAACAGGAGTGTGCTGTCTGGCTTTGTGGACGTTCGTGGTTCTACTTCATCTCTGTAA
- the LOC107422452 gene encoding uncharacterized protein LOC107422452 isoform X2, whose product MGEETAQLNQLISAPVEVKSIAGEDDVRAIYEFARALPFQAVECLLSAKVCNQCILRLFGISEHLYYVSTLSPWLLSSVFGDFTDSEKQKCTKSKDSKVDSVLCSVCLGILQIIYCYDKELVVNKKSANDLAITIADLIKQEGYQIDGFSLEVSIPPVIQENESSVWLCLKKKFGSELWFQGKSQSECISVKDALKISIIKPLESMLGCKSSISTFHVRLTYSHPVASTAIQNSINKNQGFKRRKTGSGNGLKTVDDDLICSDFSMSDVDVVVERPLESLQANESSESFKFPSKLYSRNVSQTRWIVDDERMGEASVEELIGSNILPICHGDSYKFHAAGREDIDVRMLGSGRPFLVEIQNARLMPSEDSVKNIEKHINKMEKKLVGVKNLKMVGSEGWTLMREGESEKQKQYAALVWISRPLKDEDFQCISSLKDMHIMQKTPVRVLHRRSPLAREKIIHWMRLERICGHSQYFLLHLCTQAGTYIKEFVHGDLGRTYPSIGSILDCRAEILQLDVTDVKMDCFLTEEGYPLLQC is encoded by the exons ATGGGTGAAGAAACTGCGCAGTTAAACCAACTTATCTCCGCCCCCGTTGAGGTAAAGTCTATTGCCGGTGAAGACGATGTGCGCGCCATTTACGAGTTTGCACGAGCCTTGCCTTTTCAGGCCGTGGAGTGCTTGTTATCGGCAAAG GTTTGCAACCAATGCATTTTGCGGTTGTTTGGGATTAGTGAGCATCTTTACTATGTTAGCACGCTATCACCGTGGCTACTGAGTTCTGTTTTTGGAGATTTTACAGATTCGGAGAAACAAAAATGTACAAAATCTAAGGATTCAAAAGTTGATTCGGTGCTTTGTAGTGTTTGTTTAGGCATCTTGCAGATTATTTACTGTTATGACAAAGAGTTGGTGGTAAACAAGAAAAGTGCTAATGATTTGGCCATCACAATTGCCGACCTGATAAAGCAAGAGGGCTATCAGATTGATGGCTTTTCTCTTGAAGTATCCATACCACCAGTTATTCAAGAAAATGAAAGTTCTGTTTG GTTGTgcctgaaaaaaaaatttggatctGAGCTGTGGTTCCAAGGGAAGTCACAATCTGAATGCATTTCCGTGAAGGATGCATTGAAGATTTCTATTATCAAACCACTAGAATCAATGTTG GGTTGCAAATCAAGCATAAGCACTTTCCATGTCCGTTTGACATACAGTCACCCTGTGGCGTCAACAGCAAttcaaaattccataaataaaaacCAGGGTTTTAAGAGAAGGAAAACAG GCTCTGGCAATGGATTGAAAACTGTTGATGATGACCTAATATGTTCTGATTTTTCAATGAGTGATGTGGATGTGGTTGTGGAAAGGCCTTTGGAGAGTTTACAAGCTAATGAATCATCTGAGAGCTTTAAATTCCCCTCTAAGTTG TACTCTAGAAATGTGAGTCAAACACGTTGGATCGTTGATGACGAAAGAATGGGAGAAGCATCTGTAGAG GAACTAATAGGGAGCAACATTCTTCCCATATGCCATGGTGATAGTTACAAGTTTCATGCTGCCGGCAGAGAGGATATTGAT GTTCGAATGTTGGGCTCAGGAAGGCCCTTCTTGGTTGAGATTCAAAATGCACGCCTTATGCCATCTGAAGATTCTGTAAAGAatattgaaaaacatataaataaaatggagaAGAAATTG GTTGGTGTGAAAAATCTTAAAATGGTGGGCAGTGAGGGGTGGACTCTGATGCGAGAAGGGGAGTCAGAGAAGCag AAGCAATATGCTGCACTGGTTTGGATTTCCCGCCCACTTAAGGATGAAGATTTCCAATGTATATCTTCACTTAAGGACATG CATATCATGCAGAAGACCCCGGTAAGGGTGCTTCACAGGCGAAGTCCATTGGCACGGGAAAAAATTATACATTG GATGAGATTGGAGAGGATTTGTGGACATTCtcaatattttcttttgcaTCTTTGTACCCAG GCTGGAACATATATCAAGGAATTTGTTCATGGGGACCTTGGGCGTACTTACCCTAG CATTGGTTCAATTCTTGATTGTAGAGCAGAGATACTGCAACTTGATGTGACAGATGTGAAAATGGATTGTTTTCTTACAGAAGAAGGATACCCATTGCTCCAGTGCTAG
- the LOC107422452 gene encoding uncharacterized protein LOC107422452 isoform X1 yields MGEETAQLNQLISAPVEVKSIAGEDDVRAIYEFARALPFQAVECLLSAKVCNQCILRLFGISEHLYYVSTLSPWLLSSVFGDFTDSEKQKCTKSKDSKVDSVLCSVCLGILQIIYCYDKELVVNKKSANDLAITIADLIKQEGYQIDGFSLEVSIPPVIQENESSVWLCLKKKFGSELWFQGKSQSECISVKDALKISIIKPLESMLGCKSSISTFHVRLTYSHPVASTAIQNSINKNQGFKRRKTGSGNGLKTVDDDLICSDFSMSDVDVVVERPLESLQANESSESFKFPSKLISKPCQLVFSCYRTHIYFGGRYLKYSRNVSQTRWIVDDERMGEASVEELIGSNILPICHGDSYKFHAAGREDIDVRMLGSGRPFLVEIQNARLMPSEDSVKNIEKHINKMEKKLVGVKNLKMVGSEGWTLMREGESEKQKQYAALVWISRPLKDEDFQCISSLKDMHIMQKTPVRVLHRRSPLAREKIIHWMRLERICGHSQYFLLHLCTQAGTYIKEFVHGDLGRTYPSIGSILDCRAEILQLDVTDVKMDCFLTEEGYPLLQC; encoded by the exons ATGGGTGAAGAAACTGCGCAGTTAAACCAACTTATCTCCGCCCCCGTTGAGGTAAAGTCTATTGCCGGTGAAGACGATGTGCGCGCCATTTACGAGTTTGCACGAGCCTTGCCTTTTCAGGCCGTGGAGTGCTTGTTATCGGCAAAG GTTTGCAACCAATGCATTTTGCGGTTGTTTGGGATTAGTGAGCATCTTTACTATGTTAGCACGCTATCACCGTGGCTACTGAGTTCTGTTTTTGGAGATTTTACAGATTCGGAGAAACAAAAATGTACAAAATCTAAGGATTCAAAAGTTGATTCGGTGCTTTGTAGTGTTTGTTTAGGCATCTTGCAGATTATTTACTGTTATGACAAAGAGTTGGTGGTAAACAAGAAAAGTGCTAATGATTTGGCCATCACAATTGCCGACCTGATAAAGCAAGAGGGCTATCAGATTGATGGCTTTTCTCTTGAAGTATCCATACCACCAGTTATTCAAGAAAATGAAAGTTCTGTTTG GTTGTgcctgaaaaaaaaatttggatctGAGCTGTGGTTCCAAGGGAAGTCACAATCTGAATGCATTTCCGTGAAGGATGCATTGAAGATTTCTATTATCAAACCACTAGAATCAATGTTG GGTTGCAAATCAAGCATAAGCACTTTCCATGTCCGTTTGACATACAGTCACCCTGTGGCGTCAACAGCAAttcaaaattccataaataaaaacCAGGGTTTTAAGAGAAGGAAAACAG GCTCTGGCAATGGATTGAAAACTGTTGATGATGACCTAATATGTTCTGATTTTTCAATGAGTGATGTGGATGTGGTTGTGGAAAGGCCTTTGGAGAGTTTACAAGCTAATGAATCATCTGAGAGCTTTAAATTCCCCTCTAAGTTG ATCTCTAAACCCTGCCAGTTGGTCTTCTCCTGCTACAGGACACATATCTACTTTGGTGGGCGATATCTGAAG TACTCTAGAAATGTGAGTCAAACACGTTGGATCGTTGATGACGAAAGAATGGGAGAAGCATCTGTAGAG GAACTAATAGGGAGCAACATTCTTCCCATATGCCATGGTGATAGTTACAAGTTTCATGCTGCCGGCAGAGAGGATATTGAT GTTCGAATGTTGGGCTCAGGAAGGCCCTTCTTGGTTGAGATTCAAAATGCACGCCTTATGCCATCTGAAGATTCTGTAAAGAatattgaaaaacatataaataaaatggagaAGAAATTG GTTGGTGTGAAAAATCTTAAAATGGTGGGCAGTGAGGGGTGGACTCTGATGCGAGAAGGGGAGTCAGAGAAGCag AAGCAATATGCTGCACTGGTTTGGATTTCCCGCCCACTTAAGGATGAAGATTTCCAATGTATATCTTCACTTAAGGACATG CATATCATGCAGAAGACCCCGGTAAGGGTGCTTCACAGGCGAAGTCCATTGGCACGGGAAAAAATTATACATTG GATGAGATTGGAGAGGATTTGTGGACATTCtcaatattttcttttgcaTCTTTGTACCCAG GCTGGAACATATATCAAGGAATTTGTTCATGGGGACCTTGGGCGTACTTACCCTAG CATTGGTTCAATTCTTGATTGTAGAGCAGAGATACTGCAACTTGATGTGACAGATGTGAAAATGGATTGTTTTCTTACAGAAGAAGGATACCCATTGCTCCAGTGCTAG
- the LOC107422452 gene encoding uncharacterized protein LOC107422452 isoform X3 — protein sequence MCAPFTSLHEPCLFRPWSACYRQRLCLKKKFGSELWFQGKSQSECISVKDALKISIIKPLESMLGCKSSISTFHVRLTYSHPVASTAIQNSINKNQGFKRRKTGSGNGLKTVDDDLICSDFSMSDVDVVVERPLESLQANESSESFKFPSKLISKPCQLVFSCYRTHIYFGGRYLKYSRNVSQTRWIVDDERMGEASVEELIGSNILPICHGDSYKFHAAGREDIDVRMLGSGRPFLVEIQNARLMPSEDSVKNIEKHINKMEKKLVGVKNLKMVGSEGWTLMREGESEKQKQYAALVWISRPLKDEDFQCISSLKDMHIMQKTPVRVLHRRSPLAREKIIHWMRLERICGHSQYFLLHLCTQAGTYIKEFVHGDLGRTYPSIGSILDCRAEILQLDVTDVKMDCFLTEEGYPLLQC from the exons ATGTGCGCGCCATTTACGAGTTTGCACGAGCCTTGCCTTTTCAGGCCGTGGAGTGCTTGTTATCGGCAAAG GTTGTgcctgaaaaaaaaatttggatctGAGCTGTGGTTCCAAGGGAAGTCACAATCTGAATGCATTTCCGTGAAGGATGCATTGAAGATTTCTATTATCAAACCACTAGAATCAATGTTG GGTTGCAAATCAAGCATAAGCACTTTCCATGTCCGTTTGACATACAGTCACCCTGTGGCGTCAACAGCAAttcaaaattccataaataaaaacCAGGGTTTTAAGAGAAGGAAAACAG GCTCTGGCAATGGATTGAAAACTGTTGATGATGACCTAATATGTTCTGATTTTTCAATGAGTGATGTGGATGTGGTTGTGGAAAGGCCTTTGGAGAGTTTACAAGCTAATGAATCATCTGAGAGCTTTAAATTCCCCTCTAAGTTG ATCTCTAAACCCTGCCAGTTGGTCTTCTCCTGCTACAGGACACATATCTACTTTGGTGGGCGATATCTGAAG TACTCTAGAAATGTGAGTCAAACACGTTGGATCGTTGATGACGAAAGAATGGGAGAAGCATCTGTAGAG GAACTAATAGGGAGCAACATTCTTCCCATATGCCATGGTGATAGTTACAAGTTTCATGCTGCCGGCAGAGAGGATATTGAT GTTCGAATGTTGGGCTCAGGAAGGCCCTTCTTGGTTGAGATTCAAAATGCACGCCTTATGCCATCTGAAGATTCTGTAAAGAatattgaaaaacatataaataaaatggagaAGAAATTG GTTGGTGTGAAAAATCTTAAAATGGTGGGCAGTGAGGGGTGGACTCTGATGCGAGAAGGGGAGTCAGAGAAGCag AAGCAATATGCTGCACTGGTTTGGATTTCCCGCCCACTTAAGGATGAAGATTTCCAATGTATATCTTCACTTAAGGACATG CATATCATGCAGAAGACCCCGGTAAGGGTGCTTCACAGGCGAAGTCCATTGGCACGGGAAAAAATTATACATTG GATGAGATTGGAGAGGATTTGTGGACATTCtcaatattttcttttgcaTCTTTGTACCCAG GCTGGAACATATATCAAGGAATTTGTTCATGGGGACCTTGGGCGTACTTACCCTAG CATTGGTTCAATTCTTGATTGTAGAGCAGAGATACTGCAACTTGATGTGACAGATGTGAAAATGGATTGTTTTCTTACAGAAGAAGGATACCCATTGCTCCAGTGCTAG